Genomic DNA from Magnolia sinica isolate HGM2019 chromosome 4, MsV1, whole genome shotgun sequence:
AGCACAGTGTGTACACGATCCTGAGTTTTTGGCAACTTGTGAAGTGACATGTGGTATTGATTTAAAGACAATATCAACATACATTGATTCTTTCCGATATGATTTTTTCACTCttggtgaaaaaaaaaaccataagaaCATAAGACCAATTCCAGCAATCAATGCATTTATGAAGGTCATCATCCAAACCTCTACCACCTTGTTAAGTATAGAaattttgatatatattttttaaaagtttattgatttgatttgattttatctttCCTCTCATCTCGTCTTTGATTTTTTTGGAGACTAAATCTAAATCTTATTTTAGGTAATTCATTGAAAACTCGGAGGGATTTTGAAGCTTAGCATTCAACTAAATTAATCATTTCAGGTGGTTTAATCCAAACTGCCCAAAGTTTATTTCTTGATCAAACTTTGGTTTATACATTAGTTTGAAtgtaatcattatcttcactaacAAAGTGAGAATTAATTTGCTTACGGTTTTAAAGAGTTACCTCTTATGATTTATGAGATTTTGGATATATATTTCTTATTAGCATAAATTTAATTGTTGTATCAATGTTCTTTCTAAGATTGCTTTTAGATGAAGTTTGTGATCCATCATGGCCAGGTGCCAACATGGGAATGGGTATCATATATGcaatcatattttattttttttggaaatacaGATTTTATATGTTTGGAATTCGGATGCTATATCTGATTTTAATTTCAATTatgatttctttattttcttttgttttgactCATCTTTTCAGATAGGTTGGTTGGTTTCGGGCTTTTGAGAACATGTTTCTGAAATGGGTATTAAGCTAGTTTTGGATGTGCACTGATTAGGCAATCCACTTGTATTTTTATTTAATGAGAAACGCCGACGGTTAAATCTGTCGGTGAATGGCTTTCTAGCCGTGCAATGCCAATGGCTTAGGCTGTTGATGTTAGCTGTTGGAAACACCAAGGGCTTTAAACTGTCGGCAAGCAACGCCGACACCCCCTTTCCCGACAAACCTTTCGGTAGCTAAAAGCTGTCGGATAAGGTCAATGTCGACCATCAGTGTTGCCTTGTTTTTTGGTAGTAGTTGGGGACCAAACCGAAGAATATGTCGGATGATGACTTGAGCGATCTCAGGGAGAAGGTTGTGAGTACCATCTGTTTATGTTTATCGAACGAGGTCATGTACAACGTTTTGGATGAGTAATCTTCCCAAGAGATGTGGAGAAAAATAAAAGACCTATACGTGTCGAAGTCTCAAAATGAATAAGGGATGGTTTTTTAGTGAGTTTGAAGCCATAGTGTATCCAAATACTTTCTAACACTTCTACGCTCTCACACAGATATCCAAGTCATCTTACATGTGATTAATCACTCTTATGAGCATCACAAGCTCCTTATGAAAATGATATTATTTTCTTGCATTCTTTAGATGATAGACACCAATTTAATAGGTAAATTCTGTCTTTTAAACCTCTAAAATGCCCATTTAAGTGAATCTCCATTTGGAAACTAAGCCTTTAGTTGTAGAAGATTCATCCAAAGCACTCTCATTACCTTGATAATCTTATTGGAACGTCAAGTGAAAGGTAGCCGATTCAAGGAAGTGGAAGAAAATTGGTTTAAAAAATCAGGGGAACATGAGATAAGCTGATTGAAGCATAAGTGAGCACCAATCAATCATCTCAAGCAATGCGTATCAACGGGGCTCAATTTGACAAGGTTGTCAATTGTTGAGTTCATACATAATTTTTTTGTGTAGGATTAAGTGTAAAAGTTTGTGACTCAAATTCGAATAGGTTCTTTTGTAAGACCTAAGCTCTTATGTAGGGCTGAATTTACCAGATACgagtgtgtatgtgttagtctccTTAAATAGCCTCTGGCGGAAGTATACATACGTCATTTGATTAGGACCACTAGTGGTTGTTAGTTAACCGATTGAAAACCATTTGAAGTCACTTGCCGGATCCACCAACACAAGTGAAAATGTATTCATTCGACATGGGAGTATACATGCATTTAGGTTATTGTGTAGGATCGTAAAGGTTAGGCGTGAACATATTGAAAACTCTTAAGATAGTGAATACCGGTATAGTCGAGAATAATTcgtccgctgggagtggagtaaggaaatcgaaccactatacatgcttgtatttgttATTGTTATTTGTGCACATTTCTATTTATGATTGTGAGTTTACTTTGTTTAATTATAAATGCATAATTAGATATATACTAAGTGTTAATTAGTTAGTACATCACACACATGAGATCACTATCTTCCTTTATGGACTAGTTGCTTATAATGTCACATTTATTATAGTCTATCTAATTGGACCCACTTTAGCTTGGAAGCCTAAGGGTTAATTTGCCTTACTTGTTTTACACTACAAGAAAGGATGGCATAACCGGCAGTTGGTGGAACCCTTTGCTAGCAAGAACCAAAGCCGGCAGCCAGCAAAGGGTTCCTATTAAATCACAATTGCAAAATGCCCTAATCTCAATTTTCGGCCCATTCCCTCTCCCCGtcaccgactctctctctctctctctctctctctctctctctctctctctcggccccTGTCCCCACCCTCCCGGCTCGAGaatcttcatctctctctctctctgtcttccaTCCTCCGACACGAACTGAAGACCGTAGTTGTTGCACTGCTTGTCCATCCTGCACGATTAGAGCACTAGGTTCGGCCAGATCTGGTCCTTTTACTTACTGCAAACAGGTATAGATCTAAACCCCTTTGCGGTTTAGGGCTTTTGGATTCTGTTCCCTTCCCTTCCCTTCCCTTCCcttcccttccctctctctctctccctcctaggCTTAGGGATTTTGGTCTGATTCACGCTCTTTTCCCATGCTTCTGctggaaattagggttttaggatGAGGTTTTCTCCCAATGGCAGTGATTGGGTTTAAATTGAATGACATCTTCTGAATGATTTTCGACATTTTTGGTTGTAGGTTGAGCGAAATCTTCATGTAGGAAGCTGGTCCCTAAGCTTTGAGTTCAATGCAGCAATACATAGTGCTGGAGGGGATGGTGTCAAGGTTGTCAATGATAAGGATGGACCTTGTTCTGTTTCTATTGCCAATGGAAATGTatgttttttcctctttattgTTTTTTGGGTTCATTTATACATGTTAATCTATTAAACGATACTCACCCATATTGGTGGAAAAAAATGTGCTGCAGGGGTTTGGTTCTACTCAATATACTCTGATCATGTACTTAGTCCAGTCAGCCACATTAGATTAGTAGTAGCTAGATAACCTGGACTTTGGCACATGCATTTGGTATTGGACAATGATATGTGTCAAGCATGGGGACCCTGGAAAACCTGACAAGCAGATTTCTAGATACTGAGAGACATAACGATAGTATGATACTGAAACAGAATGGATATCTATACCTTTCCCACCTTGACTTGATAGATacattgtttttgtttttgttttttgttttttttttcctttttttttgttttgttttttttttttttttctaaattggtAAATAAGTTAGTTGTAGAGCTTGGACTGTTCTTTTGACGAACATAACAAGCTTGCACTGTTGTATTACCAACAATAGAAGAGCAGAGATGATTAAAGGAATTTTCAGGTCAAGTACAGATGTATTTCTTGGAGATTGGTCGGTGTTGATGTTGTAATGGGGTAGCCATTTGCCTCTGGGCTTTGTTTCGTTATGAACTTTACTTTCTGATAAAAGAAAGTAAAAACGGAGGGCATATATACCAAAAAGGTTGCATATAAATTGTGGGCCCCAATTGAAAATTAGTGCTTTGTAAACTATAGTTCATAAATGCCAGTTATTTCTTAAGAGAagatctcaagtccaactggttggaccacaaggtaCGGTCCACCCAGTGGAATGTATAGCTTCCAATCTACTAAGTGCATGTGAAAtctaacccttccaataggttgtccCCAATATGCggatcacctagtgcaaaaattggccctatctactcatcaggtgggtcatgtcATAGAAAACAATATCTAGCCATTGACAAATAGCAaaatacatgtgtggtccacttgattagtgGATATGGCCAATTTTTGCATAAGGTGGTCCTCATGATAGGGCCAGGGCCATtctattggacaggttggatgtcagacacttgaaaggttggaagttgtcCAATGGGTGGACTTTAACTTaatagtccaactggttggactcgagacctctctctctctgtttttttttttcctcttgtaATGATTGGTGATAGGCGCAGGATACAGAAAAATGTATCTATATAACTAGAAATGCATTAAAAAAACATATCACTCACACGCTTGTGTGCGCGTGTTTGCATTTACtactaaataaaattataaaaggtAAATATTATTTGCAGTGGCTGTGTTGATCTCTTTCCTGCACATGCTTTTGACATGGGTATCAGAGATGCAGAGATTTTTAGAAAATATCGTCCGTATTAAATGGGTCTGTCTGTAGCTAGAGATGGCTAGTTTAAAGATGTGAAGATTCTGTTGTTGCCCTGTGGCATACAGAACCTATTTGAAAGTTGCCAATTTCTCTTTTTTCCTAGTTCTGTAAATTCTTGTATTGAATCGTTTTTCAATCTCAAAAGAATCAGCAATCATATGGTCGTTTAGAAACATTTTGTTTGTGTAGTTTCCATTCTGAATTTCAAGTACTAGTACTATTGGAGAATCATAATTGGTTAATGACATGCAAAATGTCACATTGCTGAATGTGTTGTGTTTGACAATAGTGATTAATAATCATtcttttttattgtttatttttcttttgtgtaTTTCactcttgttgttgttgtggtcaTCATCATCTTATTGTGGTCGTATGGTCCTCAAAGTTCGTTGTGGGTGTATAGTGATGCTCTTGTTGCTActctttggattttttttttttttaaggtttgcaATACCCTTTAGATACAATTTTTGATATTGTGATATCATATTTGTCTGGAGTTGATTTGTCTTATTTGCCATTATTAGATAGGTTAACTCCCCACCACCAGATTGGTTGGATCCGTCATTACAGATGAATGTTCCTCTAGTTGACATGGACAAGGTATGGTGTCTTTGCACAAGTTGGTATCTTTGAATTGTGAAGATTTTGTTGGTTCTAAACATCTAATTTATAGCTCTTTTCATTTTGAACACTGTTAGTCTGATTGGATTACCATTTTAGAAGCCTACTTGCCCCAGAAATCACAAAATTATGACCGAGCCAAGGAGACTATTCTTTAGGAAGATCCAAACCCTCTTTCATGGATCTCATGAGTCCAATCTATGCTTCATTAAAATCATAAAATCTGGACCTGTTAGGGTTCTTCATACTGAATTTCCATCAATATCTTGATTTTCTTGATCTCAATGATGGAGCAGACCATCTGTTTTTGTTGCATTTTCTGATTTTCTTGATGTGGATTGCTTCTGTTGCCAACTTCTAATCCCTTTCTAAATCAGTTGCTGACACGATTCAAGCCCGCCTTGTTCCATACAGATCACTTTCTAAATGTCTAGAAAACTAGCTTTAGAATGTAGATGCAAAAGCTGTAAAAGAACCATTTCGGAAGAATCGGCATCTGGCCACAATATGACATTGAAGCTTCAGTTCTTGCAAATGATACATTCAAGAAGCATCCATCCTTATGAGGTTCAGATTAGGGGTGCAAGTAGACTATGGATATTTTACCATCTTAAAATACAATTGAAGATAGGTCCTTTGCTTTGGGGTACAATAGATGAAGCAGTGAGTAATGGGCAAAGTCAAGGAATACAATAAATCATGTATGAAATGCTTGTGGCTTGTCCACCATTTTACTCCAATGAATCAATGTCAACATGTTAAAGTGAAAAATGTGTATTGAAATCATTCATTTTTGGTGAAACTGTTAAAGTTTCTGTGCATGGGCTCCATTTGTAGAAACTGAAATCCCAGAGAATACTGTGCATAATAATGCCTAAAGACCAAATGGAATTCTCACACTTTCTTTTTCTTAGTACAGATATTCTAACACTTCCACTCAATAGTTCAAATGGAATTCCTGTGTTAccccttctcttttctcattgCAGTAGCAGCTCTGTAGGGCCTTTACATCTCCCTGAAGTTCCCACCCCAACTCACTGGATGGAATTTTGTAGGTGGTGACCCCTGTGGAGAGAGCTGGAAAGGAATCAAATGCTCTGGAGATGCCATCCAATCCAACTAAGTCCTTTGaatggattgagtttcatagtatcCCTTTGTCTTAGTGTTACACATTTTATTTCCCCTTACTTTTGTATGGTTCTTTGTCATCTCACTCACTGATCCACATTTTATTCTGTTTCAGTGGCATTTCCTCAGGTAGGGTTGCTTAGGCAATGTGTCTGAACTTTGAATGATCTCCAGCTTTTGTTTTGAATACCCAGCATGCTTGCTCACtttttatcctctttttttttttcttttctttttttttttcttttttttctttttttttttttttgtgggaaagTCCGATTTCACTTTTATGCATttatgattttcttctttttctttctttcctttcttttttttcaatctGTAGATGGGAAATGCTGCAGCTGCATTTGGTGGAGGCTTGCTCCTGGAATAAGTGGTACAAATGACAGGTGCACCATCCTTGTCTCCAATCTGGATCCTGGCTGTGTTTCAGGGATTCAAGCATTTGAAATGATGGCAATTGCTGCGGTAGGGAACAACCTCATATGTTTATATTAATCTCGAATGGTTTATTGAGTTTTGTTTATGTTGATTAAATAATAATATTCTTTGTGGATATCCTGCTTTATGGAAGTGAGATTCTTCAAATGTCTGTAAGATAGCATTCTCTTATAATCATAATAAAGAAGAGCACATCTTCAAAAATATTCATCCCTGTTTGGGGCATTGGAAGTTATTTCATACTTTGGTAGAGTTTGATGCATGATGCACAGGCACttagagatagagatagagaagAGCATATCTGCAAGTCAAGTAACTTGTGCATCCGAACACAGCATTACCAAACAAAATACTTCAAGACTCGATGAGGCAACTCATCTCAATGAAGATAAGGTCAAGATCTATTAAAAAGACGTAGAAAAATTGATTGGCAAAtcgaaaaaataaaatgatgagTATTTCCAacttgaaagaaagaaaggaaaaaaaaagaagaagcaatcaCTTATCaagtgatcctagccatccaatcggTGGCTTTAAAATACGATTGGTTAGGATGAAAATGGTTGGTTTTCcaaatccaatggtggaatcagatggttaagattgtctggttggtgtgatttttgggatattatctATTCACACCGGGTACCTGATTTGAACTGTCTGGATTCTTGCATGCCTGTGTACATTGGATGGGTCACCATGAATATAATGTGGTGAAACAAAGTAATCTAGCCTTTCGTTTAGCTCTCTCTCACATCATCTGTTTACTTCAATGAAAATCAGGGTGACTGGAATGGTGCTGGTGCCCACACAAACTACAGGTGAGATTCTGTGAAAAATTCGATATTTGCTCTATGGTTGCAAATCTTGCGATTCATgtgtcccaagttgaaaattcTGAATAAAATCATATGTTCATTCACTTCTGTCAGCACCAAGTCCATGAGAGCCAATGGTGGAATCGATGTTATCATTAAGGCCATTGAGAAGCTGCGCCTGCGCTACAAGGAGCACATTTCTGCATATGGGGAGGGCAAGGAGCGAAGATTAACAAGCTGCCATGAAACCGCCGACATCAACACGTTCTCATGGGTGACGAAAATAGGTTCTCATGAATTTCCAaacgcacatgcacacacaaagTAGCTTTATACACAAAGTACCTTTCTATTATTCTTCCAAAGATGTCACAATCCATGCATTAAAATCTGTAAATATATATGAATATACTGTCATGTCCTGGAATTCTTGTATATGGTTTGGTTGATTGTTCATTTC
This window encodes:
- the LOC131241990 gene encoding glutamine synthetase, chloroplastic-like, translating into MIFFFFFLSFLFFQSVDGKCCSCIWWRLAPGISGTNDRCTILVSNLDPGCVSGIQAFEMMAIAAGDWNGAGAHTNYSTKSMRANGGIDVIIKAIEKLRLRYKEHISAYGEGKERRLTSCHETADINTFSWVAIDCTVESCNEPAWVLSD